From the genome of Pirellulales bacterium, one region includes:
- a CDS encoding STAS domain-containing protein: MANLLKQEGITVIEVDAQYDSLDVAKLNEFGSQLLAAVAEAEPPTVLLDMGKTTFIGSSFLGLLIRAWKRLRDRRGSLALCNVNDVCGDVLRASKLDMIWQVFPDRDAAVGRLRP; this comes from the coding sequence ATGGCCAATCTTCTCAAGCAAGAGGGCATTACGGTTATCGAAGTCGACGCACAATACGACTCGCTCGACGTGGCGAAGCTGAATGAGTTCGGGTCGCAACTGTTGGCGGCGGTTGCCGAGGCCGAGCCGCCGACGGTCTTGCTCGACATGGGCAAGACCACCTTCATCGGATCGAGTTTTCTGGGTCTCTTGATCCGCGCCTGGAAGCGGCTGCGCGACCGGCGGGGGTCGCTGGCCTTGTGCAACGTGAACGACGTGTGCGGCGACGTGCTGCGGGCCAGCAAGCTCGACATGATCTGGCAGGTGTTTCCCGACCGCGACGCGGCCGTGGGCCGCCTGCGGCCGTAG